The genomic DNA AAATTTCACTGTTAGCGATCGACGAGGCGCATTGTATCAGTCAGTGGGGGCATGATTTCCGTCCCGATTATACCAAGATCTCCGAATTCCGAGACGTATTACATAATCCTGTTACGATTGCTCTTACCGCGACCGCGACTCGGGAAATACAGTCGGATATTATTCGGCAGATCGGATTATCCGAATCCGAAATTCGAATTTATAACGAAGGAATATGCAGGCCGAATTTGTTTTTGGACGTCAAAACTTTCTTCGATGAACCTTCAAAAAGCGAAGCGATCCTAGATTTATTAAAAGAGAAAAGCGGAAACACCATCGTTTACTTTAACCTTATCAAGAATTTAGAAAAATTCGCCGAGAAGTTGGATCTAAAAAAAATCCCTTATAAATTTTATCACGGACAGTTGCCGCCCGATCAACGGCGAAAGATTCAGAACCAATTTTTAAAATCGGAGGACAGTCTTCTTTTGGCTACGAATGCTTTCGGGATGGGGGTGGATAAACCGAACATTCGAACGATCGTTCACGCGGAACTTCCGTCCTCGTTAGAGGCCTATTATCAAGAGATCGGTAGGGCAGGGCGCGACGGTAATCCGTCCGATTGCCATCTTTTTTACAATCAAGATGATTTGGCCGTGTTGATGGATTTTATAGAATGGCAGAATCCGGATGAATCCTTTATCCTTAGAACCTTCCAAATCTTGCGTCAGCTTGGGGATCGACTTTCCTCCATTAGTTATGAAGAATTACAGGCAAAAGTAGTGCATAAAAATCGAGGCGATCACAGATTGCAGACCGTCTTAAATTTATTGGAACGACACGGTGTAACCTCCGGAGAATTGGAAAGAAATTCGCTGCGAATAGAACGGGAATTGCCAGTGGAACTTCTTTCAAAGGAATTGAGAGAGGAAAGGAAGAAGGCAAGTCTCACACGTCTTTACCAAATGCTTCAATATTTAAAATCGGAAAAATGCAGAAGGGAATTCGTTTATGAATACTTCGGCGCGAATCTTCCGAATTGCAATAATTGCGATATTTGCAAAAATAAGGGCCATGATTTTTAGATCGAATTTGTGAAAAGAGCGATCGCGACTCTAAGTTCGGTAGACGGATGCAAATAATGTCGTTAAATATTCCGTATCGGCTGTCACAAACAGTCTTCACCTGCGTCTTTCTGATTGAGACATTCGGATCGAATGATACAGGATTACTAGAAGAATAGGTGGAGATAAAGGAAGAAATCGTACGCCGATTCAGGTTTTATTTTCTACAATTTGGAATCCGGAGTGTTATGTGAGGATGTTTAGTGCGTTGAATTTTTGTCCAAAATCGAGACTAACTGCAAAGGTTCTCTATACCGGCGATCGGTGTTCTTAGATTCTATAAGTTCGCGTTCCGAAAAACTTTTTTAGTCTTTCTCAGAGCGTGTACTGTTAAGTATGACCTCTAACAATCCTGGAAATTTTTGTTCCAATTCTTGTTCGCGCAAGGATAGGAACTTTTGAGTCCCTTCTACGCGGGTCTTGGTAATTCCAGCTTCTCGGAGTTTTCCTATATGATAGGAGAGATTCGTTTTGGGGGCATATTCCAAAAAAGTAGAACAGTTTGCTTCCTTTAACTCGGAGAGCCTTAAAAGAATCTTTCTGCGTATAGGATCACTAACCGCTTCAAAAATTGCGGAAAGTTCGATCTGATCCAAGGCTGGATGTGAAAACGGCTTTGACATGGGTTATCTCTAGTATTCTGGACAGTTCTAAAATTCAAGAACTATTGAACTAATGGTTGACAAAAATTTTGATTGTCCAATAGTTCAAATATTATTGAACTATTGGAGATCCAGGATGCCTGCCTTTTTGTCATCTTTAGCCTTGGGCGCATTTACGATAGGAACCGAAGGATTCATGATCGCGGGAATCTTACCGCTAATGGCTTCTGATCTATCCGTGTCGGTTGCAAAAGCGGGCTACCTAGTTACGGCCTTTTCTCTCACCTACGCCTTCGGTTCTCCGATCCTCGCAATGATAACCGGAAACTTAAATAGAAAGACCATACTCTCTTTGGGATTAATCGCTTTTACTCTTTCCAATCTCCTCTCGGCGTACGCGGATAGTTTTATTAGTTTGCTGTTGATCCGTATCTTTTTGGGACTTTCCGCAGGCTTGTTCATGCCAAACGCGAGCGCCTACGCGGCTAATGCAGTCGAGCCTGAACGGAGAGGCAGAGCGTTATCATTCGTTTATAGCGGCATGACCGTCGCTCTGGTGGTTGGAGTTCCTCTTGGAACTTTTCTAGGTAGCGAATTCGGTTGGAGGTCCACCTTTCTGGGGGTTGCCGCTCTTGCGAGCTTAAGCTTACTGGGTGTGCTATTCTTTCTGCCTGAGCAGTCTCCTTCTCGACCAATTCTTTTAAAGGAGCGTCTATCCTTTTTACGGCAAACTCGGTTTCTGAATATTCTTCTCTTAACGATTTTCGGATTAGGCGGAGCATTTACCGTTTATACGTATCTTGCCGAGTATCTGCAACGTACGATCGGACTTCCCGCGAGCGGGATCGGTTTCGTACTGATGATGTTCGGCTTCGCATCAGCTTTAGGAAATCAAATCGGCGGATATTCTTCCGATAAGGGAGGAGCGAAGAATGTCGCATTAACTGCCTCTTTAGTTCTCTTTTTTGCTTTTTTAAGTTTATCTTATATGGAGCTGATCGATTCGCTTCAACTCAGGACCGCGGTTATTTTACTCCTAATCGTTTTTTGGGGTTTGGCCGGTTGGGCATTCACGCCCGCGCAGCAATCCAGGCTGGTATCTCTGCAACCAGAATCGTCTTCCGTATTACTGTCATTGAACGCATCGGCGATTTACATCGGAATTTCGTTGGGATCATTAGTAGGTTCGACTGTCGTCGCACACTCGTCGGTCGGGAACCTCGGGATAGCGGGCGCTGCGTTCGAGTTATCGGGTTTGATTCTTCTGATTATCACGTCCGGTAGGCCCTTATTCAGAAAACGATCATTAATCGGGAACACGTAATACCGTAGAATATTAAATAATTGGATTATTATTTTGGAGGCTTCGAATTCTATGAAGATAGATGGTAAAAATTTCTCATTCAAATCGTTGGCATTATTTTTAATAATGGTAACGCAGTCGATCTCGGCGGATGAAATCGTCCTGAAGTCCGGTAAAAAAATATCGGATCTAAAATTCGAAAAAGAAGGGAGCGATTACTATATATTTAGTTTAGCAGACGGGATTCCGATTCGAATCCCTAAGTCGGATATAGTTAGTCATATCAAATCGGAAACGATTGAACAGCCGACAAGCGTCACGAGCACCGTGAAAGTTATGGAAATTCCCGGATCGGAAAAAAAGCGGGACTTCGACTTAACGTGGAGTCAGTCGGTGACAAACGACGTTTTCATAAACGGGAATAGCTTGTATGGAAACGCGTACGCTAGACGGGGGGATCTTAAATACTCCAGCATGCCCAAGTCTCTTATATTGGATACGGCGGTCAATATTCCCACGAATTTAGAAGGACTGCATCTTACGATTCGAGAGTATTCGCCGCTGAACGGAAGGTCCAATCGGGATGTTGACGGGGGATTTCAAGCAGCTCCGTATGCTCCGGACGTGAACTTAAATCAAGCTTTGCAGAATCCCGGGGTATATAAACAAAGAAAGGAGCTAAAC from Leptospira fainei serovar Hurstbridge str. BUT 6 includes the following:
- a CDS encoding MFS transporter, translating into MPAFLSSLALGAFTIGTEGFMIAGILPLMASDLSVSVAKAGYLVTAFSLTYAFGSPILAMITGNLNRKTILSLGLIAFTLSNLLSAYADSFISLLLIRIFLGLSAGLFMPNASAYAANAVEPERRGRALSFVYSGMTVALVVGVPLGTFLGSEFGWRSTFLGVAALASLSLLGVLFFLPEQSPSRPILLKERLSFLRQTRFLNILLLTIFGLGGAFTVYTYLAEYLQRTIGLPASGIGFVLMMFGFASALGNQIGGYSSDKGGAKNVALTASLVLFFAFLSLSYMELIDSLQLRTAVILLLIVFWGLAGWAFTPAQQSRLVSLQPESSSVLLSLNASAIYIGISLGSLVGSTVVAHSSVGNLGIAGAAFELSGLILLIITSGRPLFRKRSLIGNT
- a CDS encoding RecQ family ATP-dependent DNA helicase, with product MPSISALKQLFGISEFRSTQEKIIRDIVSGRHCLVVMPTGMGKSICYQMPALILDGLAIVISPLIALMQDQTGKLKQLGIEAEFINSSLSKSERIQRYENIKKGLYKILYVSPERFRKPEFINSLQTRKISLLAIDEAHCISQWGHDFRPDYTKISEFRDVLHNPVTIALTATATREIQSDIIRQIGLSESEIRIYNEGICRPNLFLDVKTFFDEPSKSEAILDLLKEKSGNTIVYFNLIKNLEKFAEKLDLKKIPYKFYHGQLPPDQRRKIQNQFLKSEDSLLLATNAFGMGVDKPNIRTIVHAELPSSLEAYYQEIGRAGRDGNPSDCHLFYNQDDLAVLMDFIEWQNPDESFILRTFQILRQLGDRLSSISYEELQAKVVHKNRGDHRLQTVLNLLERHGVTSGELERNSLRIERELPVELLSKELREERKKASLTRLYQMLQYLKSEKCRREFVYEYFGANLPNCNNCDICKNKGHDF
- a CDS encoding ArsR/SmtB family transcription factor, whose translation is MSKPFSHPALDQIELSAIFEAVSDPIRRKILLRLSELKEANCSTFLEYAPKTNLSYHIGKLREAGITKTRVEGTQKFLSLREQELEQKFPGLLEVILNSTRSEKD